One stretch of Eupeodes corollae chromosome 2, idEupCoro1.1, whole genome shotgun sequence DNA includes these proteins:
- the LOC129946513 gene encoding uncharacterized protein LOC129946513: MFKHTVTMDRDTYGGERIKCNPSSATMVERRITADQILHLCKLLAEQSKAKSFDRRKKISEDDCGSSRMEIQSEDITSSRSSEQEFCDRVNNNAEGHQQEIVLADSNIVAATTTTTTMTVSTTSTVTTTTKQVKKDILNKIRNQIFERKRQKLAIGQKRNASVVWRPW; this comes from the exons atgtttaaacacACAGTGACTATGGATAGGGATACGTATGGTGGTGAAAGGATAAAATGTAACCCTTCTTCGGCGACGATGGTGGAGCGAAGGATAACAGCAGATCAGATTTTGCACTTGTGTAAACTCTTAGCCGAACAATCGAAAGCC aaATCTTTTGATCGGAGGAAAAAAATTTCGGAGGATGATTGTGGAAGTTCAAGAATGGAAATACAAAGTGAAGACATTACAAGCAGCCGATCATCAGAACAGGAGTTTTGTGACAGAGTGAATAATAACGCAGAAGGTCATCAACAGGAGATAGTACTTGCAGATAGCAATATTgtagcagcaacaacaacaactacaacaatgACAGtatcaacaacatcaacagtaacaacaacaacaaaacaagttaaaaaggatattttaaataaaatacgaaaTCAGATATTCGAGAGAAAGCGTCAAAAATTGGCAATTGGGCAGAAGAGAAATGCCAGTGTTGTTTGGCGACCTTGGTGA